A genomic stretch from Shewanella sediminis HAW-EB3 includes:
- a CDS encoding DUF3137 domain-containing protein — MNIISFLFGARIKPKRQAKPLSAVGDELESLQAHYDEHIEPLTRKFENRRVACLKALRLRIYMSIGIFAAVLFICLLFDSTQRIVIPWPFYLLPLVPLCWWCSRPVTHYQSDVKLQVFPKIFRYFGDDFIFSPTHSMSMSTLKRSKLLPGYDKAHFDDYVQGTHRGIEIAINELALTKEVRRDKRNETKTVFNGVMVQLGCHKKFNGHTVVVRNRGSLMNFLSDSFKRLSRVKLEDPRFEKLFDVFSSDQIEARYLLTVSFMERLQELADCFSGQFQCAFYEDKLLIMLASRENRFELGSIFHGATFEYEFSQINREMRQLFAMIEVLKLDEYTGL; from the coding sequence ATGAATATAATTAGTTTTCTTTTTGGTGCACGTATTAAGCCTAAGCGCCAGGCAAAACCTCTGAGTGCCGTGGGTGATGAACTCGAGTCGTTACAGGCGCATTACGATGAGCATATAGAGCCATTGACGCGCAAGTTTGAGAATCGTCGAGTGGCCTGTCTAAAGGCACTTAGGCTGCGAATATACATGAGCATAGGTATTTTTGCTGCCGTGCTCTTTATCTGTCTCTTATTTGATTCGACACAGAGAATAGTCATACCTTGGCCCTTCTACTTGTTGCCCTTGGTCCCCCTTTGCTGGTGGTGCTCCAGACCCGTGACCCATTATCAGAGCGATGTAAAGCTGCAGGTATTTCCCAAGATATTTCGCTATTTTGGTGATGACTTTATCTTTAGCCCAACACACAGCATGAGCATGAGTACGCTCAAGCGTTCAAAGCTGCTACCCGGTTACGATAAGGCCCATTTCGATGATTACGTTCAGGGTACTCACCGGGGGATCGAGATAGCGATCAACGAGCTGGCGCTTACTAAGGAGGTCAGGCGAGATAAGCGTAACGAAACTAAGACGGTTTTCAATGGTGTGATGGTGCAACTGGGCTGTCATAAGAAGTTTAATGGTCACACTGTGGTTGTACGTAACAGAGGTAGTCTGATGAACTTCCTTTCTGACTCCTTTAAGCGGTTGTCCAGGGTCAAGCTTGAAGACCCGCGGTTTGAGAAATTATTCGACGTGTTTTCATCTGATCAGATCGAGGCCCGTTATCTATTGACCGTCTCTTTTATGGAACGCTTACAGGAGCTGGCGGACTGCTTTTCCGGTCAGTTTCAATGCGCTTTCTATGAAGATAAATTACTCATCATGTTAGCCAGCAGAGAAAACCGATTCGAGCTGGGTTCCATTTTTCATGGCGCCACCTTCGAGTATGAGTTTAGTCAGATTAACAGAGAGATGAGGCAACTGTTTGCTATGATTGAAGTACTGAAACTCGATGAATATACCGGTCTGTGA
- a CDS encoding lytic transglycosylase domain-containing protein, translating to MHAICCGGIVSSLLWLAGVTHSYAQVTIERDAKPHYKASYSKEGILGKSSTAHPASFSPSKEAENQLKVYQYRQENGVMAFSDHAPGSAQYQVLLYDCYACQPDSSLDWKKIPLFYRDYDELINQAANTHNLDPALIRAVIHAESAFKVFALSRSGAMGLMQLMPETAKELGVKNAFKPEQNIDGGAKYLAQMLRRFDGDIDLACAAYNAGPMNVTHYKGIPPYPETQAYVKRVKILLERYRKPG from the coding sequence ATGCATGCCATCTGCTGTGGTGGCATTGTCAGCTCTCTGCTTTGGCTTGCGGGCGTAACCCACAGTTATGCTCAGGTCACTATTGAGAGGGATGCCAAGCCTCATTATAAAGCCAGTTACTCTAAAGAGGGGATATTGGGCAAGTCTTCTACTGCTCATCCTGCATCCTTCTCTCCTTCGAAAGAGGCTGAAAACCAGCTAAAGGTATACCAATACAGGCAGGAGAATGGTGTCATGGCATTCTCCGATCATGCTCCGGGTTCGGCTCAATATCAGGTGCTGTTATATGACTGCTATGCATGCCAGCCCGACTCCAGTCTGGATTGGAAGAAAATCCCTCTTTTCTACAGAGACTATGATGAGTTAATCAATCAAGCCGCCAATACCCATAACCTTGATCCAGCACTCATTCGGGCGGTTATTCACGCCGAATCGGCATTTAAGGTATTTGCCTTGTCCCGAAGCGGCGCCATGGGGCTGATGCAACTTATGCCCGAAACGGCGAAAGAGTTGGGGGTTAAAAATGCCTTCAAGCCGGAGCAAAATATCGATGGCGGGGCAAAATATCTGGCGCAAATGCTGCGACGCTTTGATGGGGATATAGATTTAGCCTGTGCCGCCTACAATGCCGGCCCCATGAATGTTACCCATTATAAGGGGATCCCGCCTTACCCCGAGACCCAAGCCTACGTTAAACGGGTGAAGATCTTGTTGGAGCGTTATCGCAAACCCGGCTAA
- a CDS encoding MATE family efflux transporter, which translates to MQANIQDITSDRSIQRTFWRYAIPSIAAMLVSGLYQIIDGMFIGHYLGYQGLAGINVAWPIIYVIAGVGLMIGMGAGSLISGSRGRSSTSQRGPIEAGNADKGVATILYTAMGLSIGFGAIFSYLLFLNGTDLLLAQGAEDQALVLAQQYISPFVWTAVITILASALPMLVRNDESPNIATALMVTGACMNIVLDYLLIVQFDMGLKGAALATVSAQLSVCVGGFAYFLSTKTQLKLSEYRPSFHTKLAGKILLLGSSSFVMYIYTSFVFALHNRLFMEYGTSLTVAAFTIVGYLMVLYYFIAEGIGEGMQPPVSFFLGAAQPHNIKKMVLLAATVSLTIGISWTAILNLFPETMIGLFNSDDPELIRETITGIHLHLFGMFLDGLVVLAIMYFMAVDQGGKSLAISLGNMLIQLPFLYILPKWLGIYGVWIAMPLSNVVMFIIVAPMVWRHMNAATSHKQIASLATA; encoded by the coding sequence ATGCAAGCCAACATCCAGGATATAACCTCAGATCGCTCAATACAGCGCACCTTTTGGCGTTACGCTATCCCTTCGATAGCTGCCATGCTAGTGAGCGGGTTATACCAGATCATCGACGGTATGTTTATCGGACACTATCTGGGCTATCAGGGCCTGGCGGGCATCAATGTAGCCTGGCCCATCATCTATGTGATTGCTGGTGTGGGCTTAATGATTGGGATGGGCGCTGGCAGCCTCATCTCAGGCAGTCGCGGAAGAAGCTCGACAAGCCAGCGAGGCCCAATAGAGGCTGGCAATGCTGATAAAGGAGTAGCAACAATCCTATACACGGCTATGGGTTTGTCCATAGGCTTTGGAGCTATTTTTTCATACCTGCTCTTTCTAAACGGCACCGACCTTCTGCTTGCTCAGGGCGCAGAAGATCAAGCCTTAGTATTAGCACAGCAGTATATCTCTCCTTTCGTCTGGACCGCAGTGATCACTATTCTTGCATCCGCCCTGCCCATGTTGGTTCGTAACGATGAGAGTCCGAACATAGCGACGGCTCTGATGGTCACCGGAGCATGCATGAATATCGTACTAGACTACCTGCTCATCGTTCAATTCGACATGGGGCTGAAGGGAGCCGCGCTCGCAACCGTATCAGCGCAGCTGTCAGTTTGTGTTGGCGGCTTCGCCTATTTTCTTTCGACTAAAACTCAACTCAAGTTGTCCGAATATCGTCCAAGTTTTCATACCAAGCTGGCCGGAAAGATTCTGCTGCTGGGATCATCGAGTTTTGTTATGTATATCTACACCAGCTTTGTCTTTGCGCTACATAACCGTCTGTTTATGGAATATGGCACCTCCTTAACCGTTGCGGCCTTTACCATTGTCGGTTATCTGATGGTTCTCTACTACTTCATTGCAGAAGGCATTGGTGAAGGTATGCAACCTCCGGTCAGCTTCTTTTTAGGAGCGGCACAGCCCCATAATATAAAGAAAATGGTGCTGTTGGCGGCAACGGTCTCACTCACCATAGGCATTAGCTGGACCGCGATACTTAACCTGTTCCCCGAAACCATGATTGGGTTATTTAACAGCGACGATCCAGAGCTGATACGGGAAACCATCACCGGCATTCACCTACATCTGTTTGGTATGTTTCTCGATGGGTTAGTGGTGTTAGCAATCATGTATTTTATGGCAGTAGATCAAGGCGGGAAATCGTTAGCCATCTCTTTGGGCAATATGCTTATCCAGCTGCCTTTCCTCTACATATTACCTAAATGGCTGGGAATATATGGTGTATGGATAGCAATGCCACTCTCTAATGTGGTGATGTTTATTATCGTTGCCCCTATGGTGTGGCGTCACATGAATGCGGCAACCTCGCATAAGCAGATAGCAAGTCTGGCCACTGCTTAA
- a CDS encoding LysR family transcriptional regulator: MNWTLAQLEAFVLSVKCGSFSAAARKLGRAQSRVSTAISNLEADLGFELFDRTAKLPVLTQHGEDMFVEAQAVLEQCQRLQSRALTVTTGEEIALTIAMDEAVPINTFESLIERVAQRFPLLKLTIINGSQDDIAQWVDEGKADMGILFYVKSFSDSLEFMSIGQFYHSLIVSPKHPLSKIESPTIDELNQYRQLVIRDRVGKNQAKALSANHWYIDSYYYITALVIRGLGWALVPDHLANSEWYTDEVIELSTENIPDPLLVEMGVVNRRDRAYGPVMEWIFLEIESMFKNRLKNE, encoded by the coding sequence ATGAATTGGACTCTGGCGCAGTTAGAGGCGTTTGTGCTGTCGGTTAAGTGTGGATCATTTTCTGCGGCAGCACGAAAACTAGGCCGTGCGCAGTCAAGGGTGAGTACCGCTATTTCGAATCTGGAGGCCGATCTCGGTTTTGAGTTATTTGACAGAACTGCCAAGTTGCCAGTCCTAACTCAGCATGGCGAGGATATGTTTGTTGAGGCGCAGGCCGTGCTCGAACAGTGTCAGCGACTGCAATCGAGGGCATTGACGGTGACCACCGGAGAGGAGATAGCGTTAACCATTGCTATGGATGAAGCCGTGCCAATTAATACGTTCGAATCATTGATTGAGCGAGTCGCTCAGCGGTTTCCCTTGCTTAAGCTCACCATAATAAATGGCTCTCAGGATGATATTGCTCAATGGGTCGATGAGGGCAAGGCGGATATGGGGATACTGTTTTATGTTAAGTCTTTTTCTGATTCGTTGGAGTTTATGTCCATCGGTCAGTTTTACCACTCATTGATCGTATCGCCTAAGCATCCGTTATCTAAGATTGAGTCACCGACTATCGATGAACTCAACCAATATCGCCAGTTGGTTATCCGCGATCGCGTCGGGAAAAATCAGGCTAAAGCCTTGTCGGCAAATCATTGGTATATCGATAGCTATTATTACATCACGGCCTTGGTTATCAGGGGGCTCGGTTGGGCACTGGTGCCCGATCACCTGGCTAATTCGGAGTGGTACACCGATGAGGTGATTGAGTTGTCGACAGAGAATATTCCCGATCCTCTGCTCGTTGAGATGGGGGTAGTGAACCGACGCGACAGAGCCTACGGTCCTGTGATGGAGTGGATATTCCTGGAAATTGAATCTATGTTTAAGAATCGACTCAAAAATGAGTAA
- a CDS encoding nuclear transport factor 2 family protein, whose translation MHTSLKKKLVELELYLLKADVRVSVQDLDQLIHDDFLEFGGSGISFGKKEVLKQLPREKCPEFSATAFELRHLSCDVAQLVYRATMKKPGEFITRYSLRSSLWRKSQGRWQMIFHQGTPCEPF comes from the coding sequence ATGCACACCAGTTTAAAGAAAAAACTTGTTGAGCTGGAGCTCTATCTTCTTAAGGCGGATGTCAGGGTATCGGTTCAGGATCTCGATCAGCTTATCCATGACGATTTTCTCGAGTTTGGCGGCTCTGGAATAAGCTTCGGCAAGAAAGAGGTGTTAAAGCAGCTCCCCCGGGAGAAGTGCCCTGAATTTTCAGCTACCGCATTCGAATTGAGGCATCTCTCTTGCGATGTCGCTCAGCTTGTCTATAGGGCAACCATGAAGAAACCCGGTGAGTTTATTACCCGTTACTCACTGCGCAGCTCGCTATGGAGAAAAAGTCAGGGGCGCTGGCAGATGATCTTTCATCAGGGGACGCCATGCGAACCGTTTTGA
- a CDS encoding 23S rRNA (adenine(2030)-N(6))-methyltransferase RlmJ produces MLSYRHGYHAGNYADVLKHSVLLQVLKLMHKKPTPFVYIDTHAGAGGYALSDEFAQKTGEYLEGVAKLWGKEDLPEPLAEYIADVTHFNQGKPELSFYPGSPAFVDMNSYEKERMVLHELHGADHAQLEEQFAGDRYIRIVKDDGLKGLIAAVPPRERRGVILVDPSYEMKTDYQDVPNAIIKAHKKFATGVYMLWYPVVNRAQTEGMLKILAQSGIKNQLRIEQSVRADSDEFGMTAAGLWIINPPWQLDSKADEILEYLSPLLNQGGGKVTMKLEVGE; encoded by the coding sequence ATGCTGAGTTATCGCCACGGCTATCATGCCGGAAATTATGCCGATGTATTAAAGCACTCTGTTTTATTGCAGGTGCTTAAGCTAATGCATAAGAAGCCAACCCCTTTTGTCTATATTGATACCCATGCCGGAGCCGGCGGTTATGCTCTGAGTGATGAATTCGCCCAAAAAACCGGAGAGTACTTAGAGGGTGTCGCTAAGCTATGGGGAAAAGAGGATCTACCTGAACCACTTGCTGAGTATATTGCTGATGTCACTCACTTCAATCAGGGCAAACCTGAGCTCTCTTTCTATCCCGGCTCTCCAGCCTTTGTAGATATGAACAGCTATGAAAAAGAGCGCATGGTATTGCATGAGCTTCATGGCGCCGATCACGCTCAGCTTGAAGAGCAGTTTGCCGGTGACCGATATATTCGCATTGTCAAAGACGATGGCTTAAAAGGGTTAATCGCAGCGGTTCCTCCTCGTGAACGACGCGGCGTTATCTTAGTAGACCCAAGCTATGAGATGAAAACCGATTATCAGGATGTGCCTAACGCGATAATTAAGGCCCATAAAAAGTTCGCAACTGGTGTATATATGCTCTGGTATCCGGTCGTTAACCGCGCTCAAACCGAAGGCATGTTGAAAATACTTGCTCAGAGTGGCATTAAGAATCAGCTACGTATCGAACAGTCAGTTAGAGCCGATAGTGATGAATTTGGTATGACGGCGGCGGGTCTGTGGATCATCAATCCACCTTGGCAGCTCGATAGTAAAGCTGATGAGATTTTAGAATACTTATCACCTTTGCTAAACCAAGGTGGCGGTAAGGTCACGATGAAATTAGAAGTCGGTGAATAA
- a CDS encoding class I SAM-dependent methyltransferase, with protein sequence MTELKQSIQPIGIFFNAQYPSLEAICQRWGLVFDKEAAFELVFENNCLVLNKRDEPKLKGISVDFVSGAVAHRRKFGGGRGQSIAKAVGLKQGVNPSVVDGTAGLGRDAFVLASLGCNVTMVERNPVVAALLEDGLRRAYESEEIGDWMRERMRLVHGSSLESVAELGEEIDVVYLDPMYPHREKSALVKKEMRVFQSLVGADLDADGLLAPATALATKRVVVKRPDYAEDLDGVKPSMVISTKKNRFDVYVKAAMKA encoded by the coding sequence GTGACCGAACTTAAGCAATCAATACAGCCGATAGGCATCTTTTTTAATGCTCAATACCCTTCATTAGAGGCTATCTGCCAAAGATGGGGACTTGTCTTTGATAAGGAAGCTGCATTCGAGCTGGTATTCGAAAATAATTGCCTTGTTTTGAATAAGCGTGATGAACCAAAACTGAAAGGCATCAGTGTGGATTTTGTCTCGGGCGCTGTGGCGCATCGCCGCAAATTTGGTGGTGGACGAGGGCAATCGATAGCCAAAGCGGTAGGCCTTAAGCAAGGGGTGAATCCCAGCGTCGTCGATGGTACCGCTGGCCTCGGACGTGATGCCTTCGTGCTGGCCAGTCTTGGCTGCAATGTTACTATGGTAGAGCGAAACCCTGTGGTTGCAGCCCTGCTCGAAGATGGTCTGCGCCGCGCCTATGAAAGTGAAGAGATCGGCGATTGGATGCGCGAGCGCATGAGACTGGTACACGGCTCGAGTCTGGAGTCTGTGGCCGAGCTTGGCGAAGAGATCGATGTGGTGTACTTAGATCCCATGTATCCCCACCGTGAAAAGTCGGCATTAGTAAAGAAGGAGATGCGCGTATTTCAGTCACTGGTCGGCGCCGATCTCGATGCCGATGGACTTCTCGCCCCTGCCACAGCATTAGCCACTAAGCGAGTGGTGGTCAAGCGACCCGATTACGCAGAGGACTTAGATGGGGTGAAGCCATCTATGGTCATATCAACGAAGAAAAACCGTTTCGATGTGTACGTTAAGGCGGCTATGAAGGCTTAA
- a CDS encoding VanZ family protein, producing MNRLVVSLALVFFAFILWVIYLANTGSTSVFFELVGVLPYGDKLGHFCLFGMLTFLFNLASRCKSFPIGRFRLYYGTAVVTIFVLAEEISQGFIPSRTFDLMDLTADALGILSFTYVTYLSSKTPMKA from the coding sequence ATGAATAGATTGGTAGTTAGTTTAGCGCTAGTTTTTTTTGCTTTTATTCTTTGGGTGATCTATCTGGCGAATACCGGTAGCACTAGTGTTTTCTTCGAGCTGGTAGGTGTGCTCCCCTATGGTGACAAACTGGGGCACTTTTGCCTTTTCGGTATGCTGACCTTTTTGTTTAATCTCGCCTCTCGCTGTAAGTCGTTTCCGATAGGTCGATTCCGTCTCTACTATGGTACTGCGGTCGTTACGATTTTCGTGCTTGCGGAGGAGATTAGCCAAGGCTTCATCCCCAGCAGAACATTTGATCTGATGGATCTGACCGCCGATGCCCTGGGGATCCTCAGCTTTACTTATGTAACTTATCTCAGCAGTAAAACACCGATGAAGGCATAA
- the envZ gene encoding two-component system sensor histidine kinase EnvZ, which produces MKWLKKFLPRSAFSQTVMLIGCLLLINQLVSYLSVATYFIQPTYQQINQLIARQVKLLFVDGVDIGREHLTMVDALNAKVRDDGMEIYNQKQAREAGIDQAVYYGFLSSQMSEHLGGKAEVKIAQGDDFEIWIRPPQAPSIWIKVPLTGFNESDLSPLTLYLMVIGALSVAGGWWFARQQNRPLKKLQKAAISVSMGDYPEPLPLTGSTEIVEVTNAFNQMSHSMKQLEQDRALLMAGISHDLRTPLTRIRLASEMMVEEDEYLKDGIVHDIEDMDAIINQFISYIRQDQESTREQGQLNDLIEDVVQAESNREAKIEVELNECPEIPMQSIAIKRILSNLVENAFRYGRGWVKLSSHFDGKRVGFSVEDDGPGIPEDQIPKLFQPFTQGDTARGSVGSGLGLAIIKRITDRHQGEVVLTNRAEGGLRAQVWLPME; this is translated from the coding sequence ATGAAGTGGCTGAAGAAGTTCCTCCCCCGTAGCGCTTTTAGTCAGACAGTCATGCTGATCGGTTGTCTGTTGCTGATCAATCAGCTGGTGTCATACCTTTCTGTGGCCACCTATTTTATCCAGCCAACCTATCAACAGATCAATCAGTTGATAGCGCGTCAGGTCAAGTTGCTTTTCGTCGATGGTGTCGATATCGGCCGTGAACACCTCACCATGGTCGATGCCCTGAATGCCAAGGTGCGTGACGATGGCATGGAGATCTACAATCAGAAGCAGGCACGGGAAGCGGGTATCGATCAGGCCGTATATTATGGCTTCTTGTCATCACAGATGTCTGAGCACTTAGGAGGAAAAGCCGAAGTTAAGATAGCTCAGGGAGATGATTTTGAGATCTGGATCCGCCCTCCTCAGGCTCCCTCTATCTGGATAAAGGTTCCCTTAACCGGTTTCAACGAATCAGACTTGTCCCCACTCACCCTCTATCTGATGGTAATTGGTGCATTGAGTGTCGCCGGCGGATGGTGGTTTGCCAGACAACAAAACAGGCCCCTCAAAAAGCTTCAAAAAGCGGCAATATCGGTCTCGATGGGCGACTATCCCGAGCCATTGCCTCTCACAGGCTCCACCGAAATAGTCGAAGTGACCAACGCCTTTAATCAGATGTCCCATAGCATGAAACAGCTCGAACAGGACAGGGCCCTGTTGATGGCGGGGATATCCCATGATCTTCGCACGCCACTGACCCGCATCCGTCTGGCCTCTGAGATGATGGTTGAAGAAGATGAGTACCTCAAAGACGGCATAGTGCACGATATCGAAGATATGGATGCCATCATCAATCAGTTTATTTCCTATATCCGCCAAGATCAGGAAAGCACCCGGGAACAGGGACAGCTTAACGATTTGATAGAGGATGTGGTGCAGGCCGAATCGAACCGAGAGGCAAAGATTGAAGTCGAACTCAATGAATGCCCCGAGATCCCCATGCAGAGCATCGCCATCAAGCGCATACTCAGTAACCTGGTCGAAAATGCCTTTCGATATGGTAGAGGCTGGGTAAAACTGAGCTCTCATTTCGATGGCAAACGGGTGGGTTTCAGTGTCGAAGACGATGGCCCCGGCATTCCGGAAGATCAAATCCCCAAACTGTTTCAACCTTTTACTCAGGGAGATACGGCGAGGGGCAGCGTGGGCTCGGGTCTGGGGCTTGCCATCATCAAACGAATTACCGATCGCCATCAGGGGGAAGTCGTACTCACCAATCGAGCCGAAGGGGGTTTACGCGCTCAGGTTTGGTTACCTATGGAGTAG
- the ompR gene encoding osmolarity response regulator transcription factor OmpR produces MGQETSKILVVDDDMRLRALLERYLMEQGYQVRSAANSEQMDRLLERENFHLLVLDLMLPGEDGLSICRRLRQTGNPIPIVMLTAKGDEVDRIIGLELGADDYLPKPFNPRELLARIKAVMRRQSQDVPGAPTQQEEEITFGEFALNLATREMYHGEEAISLTSGEFAVLKVLVSHPREPLSRDKLMNLARGRDYSALERSIDVQVSRLRRLIEKDPANPRYIQTVWGLGYVFVPDGAARR; encoded by the coding sequence ATGGGACAGGAAACCTCTAAAATTCTCGTCGTCGATGATGATATGAGGCTAAGAGCTTTACTAGAGCGCTATCTTATGGAGCAAGGTTATCAGGTTCGTAGTGCGGCCAATTCTGAGCAGATGGATCGACTGCTGGAACGTGAAAACTTTCACCTTCTTGTACTCGACCTGATGCTTCCCGGTGAAGATGGCTTATCTATCTGCAGAAGACTCCGTCAGACAGGTAATCCCATTCCTATTGTTATGCTTACAGCCAAAGGGGATGAGGTCGACCGTATCATTGGCCTCGAGCTTGGAGCCGACGACTACCTGCCTAAACCATTTAACCCTCGTGAGTTACTGGCCAGAATTAAAGCCGTGATGCGCAGACAGAGTCAGGATGTTCCGGGGGCGCCGACTCAGCAGGAGGAGGAGATCACTTTTGGTGAGTTTGCACTCAATCTGGCTACCCGTGAGATGTACCACGGCGAGGAAGCTATTTCACTCACCAGTGGTGAATTTGCCGTACTAAAGGTATTGGTGAGTCATCCCCGTGAACCGCTATCGCGTGATAAGTTAATGAACTTAGCTCGCGGCCGTGACTACTCTGCACTCGAACGTTCTATCGATGTTCAGGTTTCCCGTTTACGACGCCTGATAGAGAAAGATCCGGCAAATCCAAGATATATTCAAACCGTGTGGGGTCTTGGGTATGTGTTTGTACCCGATGGTGCCGCCCGACGATGA
- a CDS encoding TrmO family methyltransferase domain-containing protein translates to MIEFTPIGLSIVEIERVEANRIFVRGIDLLDGTPILDIKPYIQSFDNIKDTKDGSYERGFDPLTVRSDKRFA, encoded by the coding sequence ATGATCGAATTTACCCCCATTGGATTATCGATTGTCGAAATAGAGAGGGTAGAGGCAAACCGCATCTTCGTACGGGGCATAGACCTATTAGATGGAACACCGATTCTGGATATCAAACCCTATATACAGTCTTTTGATAATATTAAAGATACCAAGGATGGCTCGTATGAACGAGGCTTCGATCCCCTTACCGTTCGCTCAGATAAGCGATTCGCTTAA
- the greB gene encoding transcription elongation factor GreB, with protein MKAMLITRKGWQALDKELKYLWKEYRPEITKKVQEAAAQGDRSENADYTYNKRLLRQIDSRVRYLVKRVEELQIVDYSPQQEGKVFFGAWIELENEAGEIVQYRIVGKDELDTKLGYITIDSPMARALIGKQVDDEVVVPTPLGPKEWYINKIQYKSFEDPQN; from the coding sequence ATGAAAGCCATGTTAATTACCCGCAAAGGCTGGCAGGCCTTAGATAAAGAACTCAAATATCTGTGGAAAGAGTATCGCCCCGAGATCACCAAGAAGGTGCAGGAGGCTGCGGCTCAAGGTGACCGATCCGAGAACGCCGATTACACTTATAACAAAAGGCTTTTACGTCAAATAGATAGCCGGGTCCGTTATCTGGTTAAGCGGGTCGAAGAGCTGCAGATCGTAGATTACTCGCCTCAGCAGGAGGGAAAGGTATTCTTCGGCGCTTGGATCGAGCTGGAAAATGAAGCGGGCGAGATAGTTCAGTACCGCATCGTGGGTAAAGACGAGCTGGATACTAAGCTGGGCTACATCACCATAGACTCGCCCATGGCCCGTGCGCTTATCGGCAAGCAGGTGGACGATGAGGTGGTTGTCCCGACGCCATTGGGGCCTAAGGAGTGGTACATCAACAAGATCCAATATAAGTCTTTTGAAGATCCTCAGAATTAG